The genomic DNA CTAAATATATAAACTTTTAAAAAATAGTATGTTAGCGTTTTCATAACTTTTAAGTTATGCTAGAATAAGGACATAAGTTATTAATTATTACAAAAAGAAAAAAGACTTTCTTTTTTCTGTTAATTATAAGGGGGCATTTCATTATGCGTATTGGGGTACCAGCAGAAATTAAAAACAACGAAAACCGTGTAGCAATGACACCAGCAGGTGTTGTACATTTAATTCGTAACAATCACGAAGTATTCATTCAAAAGGGTGCAGGTTTAGGATCTGGTTTCACAGATGCTCAGTATGTTGAAGCAGGAGCGAAAATTGTTGATACAGCTGAAGAAGCTTGGAACATGGAAATGGTTATGAAAGTTAAGGAACCAATTGAAAGCGAATACAAACACTTCAGCGAAGGTTTGATCTTATTCACATACTTACACTTAGCTCCAGAACCAGAATTAACAAAAGCATTAATTGAAAAGAAAGTTGTTTCTATTGCATATGAAACAGTACAATTAGAAAACCGTTCTCTACCATTACTTGCACCTATGAGTGAAGTAGCTGGTCGTATGGCTGCACAAATTGGTGCACAATTCCTTGAGAAGAACAAAGGCGGTAAAGGTATCTTACTTGCAGGTGTTCCAGGGGTTAAACGTGGTAAAGTAACAATTATCGGTGGTGGACAAGCTGGTACAAATGCTGCTAAAATTGCAGTTGGACTAGGTGCGGATGT from Bacillus basilensis includes the following:
- the ald gene encoding alanine dehydrogenase, whose translation is MRIGVPAEIKNNENRVAMTPAGVVHLIRNNHEVFIQKGAGLGSGFTDAQYVEAGAKIVDTAEEAWNMEMVMKVKEPIESEYKHFSEGLILFTYLHLAPEPELTKALIEKKVVSIAYETVQLENRSLPLLAPMSEVAGRMAAQIGAQFLEKNKGGKGILLAGVPGVKRGKVTIIGGGQAGTNAAKIAVGLGADVTIIDLSAERLRQLDDIFGNQVKTLMSNPYNIAEAVKESDLVIGAVLIPGAKAPKLVTEEMIQSMEPGSVVVDIAIDQGGIFETTDRITTHDNPTYEKHGVVHYAVANMPGAVPRTSTLALTNVTVPYAVQIANKGYKEACLGNTALLKGINTLDGYVTFEAVAEAHGVEYKGAKELLEAETVSC